CCGGACGTGGCGCCAGTGATGAAAACGACCTTGCTGTTCATGGGGTTCCTCTTCTCGATGGCAGCGCTCGTAGAAGCGCTGCGGGGGTATCGGTGCGCTATGGTCGATCGACCGGCGAAAAATTTCGAGGGTTTTTCCAGCTGTACGGCAACACTCAGCCGCCACTGTTCAGCAGCCGACCCTGGCACATCCACGAGCCGATCCGCTTCGGGTGCCCCGAAATCAACCGGGCCGCGGGCTTTCCGACGCGCTCGAGCCCGTTGCCACCGCGCGAGAACCTGACCTGTGGGAGCTGCCTTGGCCGCGAACGGCGGGCCGTATTGCGCCGCTACACATCGTTGATGCTTTTTTCACCTGGCCCTCACACGACGCTGTGCATCGTGGCGTCACGCAGCGCTTCGTGCTGCGCCCCCTTGGCTGTGCCCCTCGAGATCAGACGATGAACAAACTTCCCCAAATAACCCTTGCTTTCTGGGTCATGAAAATCTGCGCCACGACGCTCGGCGAAACCGCCGGCGACCTGCTGTCGATGACCCTTGATGTGGGCTACGCCATGAGCTCGCTTATCCTTCTCAGCGGCTTTCTCGTCACCCTGCTGGCCCAACTGCGAACCCAGCGGTACCACCCGCCGCTGTACTGGGCAGTCATCCTGACGACCAGCACCGCAGGCACGACCCTGTCGGACTTCATGGACCGCACCCTGGGTCTCGGTTACGTCACGGGTTCGGCTTTGCTGATCGGGCTGCTGCTGGTGATCTTCCTCGTTTGGCGCGTGAGCTGCGGTACGTTGGCGGTCGAGCGCATTCGCAACCTGCGCGGCGAGTCGTTCTACTGGGCGGCCATCCTGGTGTCCAACACCCTGGGTACGGCACTGGCCGATTACCTGGCCGATGACTCCGGCCTGGGCTTCGCTGGCGGCGCGCTGCTGATCGGCAGCCTGATAGCCGGTATCGCCTTGCTGCATGCGCGTACACGTCTATCGCCGGTGCTGCTGTTCTGGGCCGCCTTCGTCCTGACCCGCCCGTTCGGCGCAACGCTGGGCGACGTGTTGACCAAGGCACCGGCACAAGGCGGGCTGGGATTCGGAACGGTCGGCTCGTCGCTGATCCTCGGCGGCATACTGGTCGGGCTGGTCGCCCTCGCCACGCTGTACCAGCGGCGCCGCAACCGCCAGGAATCGCTACTGCTGGTCGGCTAGCCACAGGGCACAGATGCCGCGATCTGGATGAGTGCCGCGACAGGCGCCGAATTGGCCTGGGTCGCAGCATCCATCCAGACGCCCGGCCTGACGCCATAATCGGCGTCCTGCTGCGCTCAAGCTCAGCGGCATTAATGCGCCGCCCGTGCCATATCAACAATTCGACGGATACACGGCGCCAGACGCACCGGCTAGAACTCGAGCTCCTTCACCAAGGGGCTCTGAAATGCACACAAGAAAAACAATCCTGGCAGCCACCATTTCAGTATTCATCGCAGGCCATGCCTTCGCCGCCAGCGACTCCAGGCAAGACCAGACGGGTACCGACAACTATGCCGACGTGATGCAGCAAGGCGACGGCAACAGCATCACGCAGACCCAGAACGGCGACGGCAACGTGGCTTACACCAACCAGAGCGGTGCCGGTCTTACGGCCGACAGCGACCAGACCGGCGTTGGCAACATCTCCACCCTCGAGCAAACAGGCGCCAACGGCGTGATCTCGGTCAGCCAGGACGGTGCGTACAACCTCGCCACCGTGCTTCAGTCTTCGGCAGAAGTAGGCCACTCGGCCTCCGTCTCGCAGGTGGGTACCAGTAACCTGGCCTACATCGAACAGTTGGAATTTAACGGCAACAGCGCGGCGATCAGCCAGACCGGAGAGAGCAACGCCATCGAGGTATTTCAGGAAGGCCTTCTCCGGAAGGATTACAACGGCGTCCAGAACGGTGTTGGCAATACGGCCTATATCCAACAAACAGGCGATGCCTATGCTCAGACCGAGCAGACCGGTACGGACAACGTCATCACCCTGACCCAGGATGGCTTCCCCTTCGGTGCCAGCGCATCGATCAGCCAAAACGGTACGGCTAACCAGGCGACGCTCGACCAGCGTTCACCCGGCCGTTATGCCTCTGGCGATGTAACCCTGACGCAGATCGGCACGAGCAACGTCGCGGATGTCGTGGAATCGGCTGGCTTCGGCTCGTTCACCTACACCCAGAACGGCACCGGCAACGAACTGACGGCCATGCAGAGCGGACGCTCGACGAGCGTCGAAGGGAGTTCCACCGGCGATTACAACCGGGTGGATATTCGCCAGGACTTCGACGGCAGCAGCCTGATCATCGACCAGAACGGAACCGCCAACGAAATCGATGTGGATCAAACCGGCTTTTACGGCACGGCCAGCATCGGGCAGATCGGCAGCGAGAACTACGCCTCCGTCGTGCAGACCGGCACCGTGGAAAGCGCGCAGAGTTACAACGCGGTGATCATGCAGAACGGAACGGGCAACTCGGCGCTCGTCACCCAGGGCCCGTGATGCCATAGCGTTAGGCGCAGTACGGCAAGCCCGCTGAGAAGCGGGCTTTTGCTGGCAGTGGCTAGGTCAACACGAGGCTGCCGCGTTTCAAGCGCCTTCCAGCGCCAGGCAGACGCCGCGCTCCAGATCACTGAAAAAGAAGGGCTTCTGCAAGGTAGGTATGTCGGAAAAACGCGAGTCCATACCGCTCGCGCCATAACCGGTGGCAAACAGCAGCGGAATGTCGCGTGCGATGAGCTGCTCGGCGATAGGAAAGCTCGACACGCCGTCGAGGTTGACATCGAGCACCGCCAGATCGAAGTCGCCGGTCTCTGCCGCCTGCAGCCCGTCGGCGAATTGCGAAAGCAGCTCGACATGCGCACAGCCAATGTCGGTCAGCATGTCCTCCAGCAACATACCGACCAGCGCTTCGTCCTCCACGACCAGCACCCGCAGGTGGCCGAAGCGACCTTGACTGGTATCGGGATCGTCAGTCACGGCAGCGGCACCTCGATATGGCACTCCACCCCATCGACCGGGTAGGCCAATTGCACATCGGCACCCAGTTCACCCGCGAGGCCGCGCTCGAGCAGGCGCGACCCGAAACCCTTGCGTAGCGGCGACGACACGGCAGGCCCACCGTGCTCTTGCCAATGCAGGTGCAGGCAGCGGCCCGTCTTGCAGGGAACGATTTGCCATTGAAGGCGGACATACCCCGCCTCGTTGCTCAGCGCCCCGTACTTGGCTGCGTTGGTGCACAGTTCATGCAGTGCCATCGCCAGCGCCAGTGCCGCTTTGGGTCGCAAGCGCTGTGACGGGCCCTCGACGACGAAGCGTTTGTGGTCATGCGCCTGGAAGGGTGCTGCTGCCTGCTCGACGATGTCGTTCAGGTTCGCAGCCTCCCAGTTCTCCCGAGACAGCACATCATGGGCTTTGGACAGCGCAATCAAACGGCCTTCGAACCAGCGATAACCTTCGCTGACGTCATCATGGCGGAAGCTTTGCGCAGCAATCGATTGCACGGTCGCCAGGGTGTTCTTGACCCGATGATTGAGTTCGTTGAGCAGCAGTTGACGATGGTCCTCAGCCACCTTTCGCTCAGTGATGTCGACCAGCATGTTCACCGCGCCGATCACCTTGCCGGCCTGGTTGCGCAATGGCGCGGGATAGGCGAGAAACGGCACGCGGGTTCCGTCGGGCCGCTCGGCCACCGCTTCGGCGCCATGAATGGCGCGTTGCTCTTTCAGCGCAACGGCCATCGGGCAGGCATCGTGAGGTAACGCTGTGCCGTCCGGCCAGTACAGGCGCCAGGTCACGCACCATTCATCGGTGCCGATGGTTGGCGTGCGGCCCGCCAGATCGATGCAGGCCTGATTGAAGAAGGTTACCTTGCCGGCCGCGTCAGTGGTGTAGACAGCCGTCGGCAACGCATCGAGCAGTTCACGCAGGCGGCGCTCGGCCTCCCGATTGGCGGCTTCCAGGCGCTTGCGGTCGGTGATGTCGCGCGTCACCGCCAGTTGCGCGAAGTTTGGCGATACGCCCGACTGTGGACCAGGCAGTGCCATGGGCACGGCATGGGTTTCCATATGCCGGCGCGTGCCACTCAGGCTGACGATGTCGAATTCCCAGCTGAGCTTTTCGCCCTGGCAGACGCGTTGATGCTGATCGAGCCAGTACGCGCGATGTTCCGGTGCAATCAGGTCGTACACGCACCGCCCTTCCACATCGCCCGCGGTCTGGGCGCCGACCATGCGCAGGCCGGCCGGGTTCATCTGCACCAAGGTGCCATCCTGGTCGACGATCTTGACGCACTCAGGGGTGTTCTCAACGATGGCCGTCAGCCATTCCACGCTGCGTCGGCGATCGGCGCCGCATTGGCGGGCCGGCGTGTTGGCCTGAAAGCAGACGATGGCGCCAGTGATCTGCCCGGTATCGCTACGCAAGGCCTGAATATTGGCCAGCACCGGTGTCGCCTCGTTGTCGGACCGTTCGATCAGCAAGACGACATCCTGTCCAGGACGCCCCGTCCGTATCGTTTCTGCCAATGGCGTATCGGCAAAGGCCATGAGCGTCCTGTCCTGACACAGGATGCGCAGCCGCCCGTACAGCAGCAACCCATCGCCACAAAGCTGGCTGGCGACCTTGTTGTACCGCTGCACCGCTCCGTCGGCATCGAGCGTGCAGACACCGATCGGCAGGACGTCGAGCATTTGCTCATCGAAAGGCAACGGGTGCTCGAACGTCTCGACGACAGAGCTAACGGGGGGGCTATCTGTACTCAACATGATGTCTCTATCCCAAAGTCACGATTGGATCTCGCTTCGTCGGTTCCTCTGAAAAACAGGCGCATTCGCGGGTTCCGGCGCATCCAGCGCTTTTCGCACTACGCTCATCAGTGTGCATTTGTGCAGAACGACTATGCGGTAACCCGCATTGATGTAAACAAATCTGCACCCTAGGATCTGGATATGCGTAAACGATCCCAATAACAACAATCGCTAGGACCCACCATGACCCAGTCAAGTGCCATCCCCAC
This DNA window, taken from Stutzerimonas stutzeri, encodes the following:
- a CDS encoding response regulator, which gives rise to MTDDPDTSQGRFGHLRVLVVEDEALVGMLLEDMLTDIGCAHVELLSQFADGLQAAETGDFDLAVLDVNLDGVSSFPIAEQLIARDIPLLFATGYGASGMDSRFSDIPTLQKPFFFSDLERGVCLALEGA
- a CDS encoding PAS domain-containing sensor histidine kinase; its protein translation is MLSTDSPPVSSVVETFEHPLPFDEQMLDVLPIGVCTLDADGAVQRYNKVASQLCGDGLLLYGRLRILCQDRTLMAFADTPLAETIRTGRPGQDVVLLIERSDNEATPVLANIQALRSDTGQITGAIVCFQANTPARQCGADRRRSVEWLTAIVENTPECVKIVDQDGTLVQMNPAGLRMVGAQTAGDVEGRCVYDLIAPEHRAYWLDQHQRVCQGEKLSWEFDIVSLSGTRRHMETHAVPMALPGPQSGVSPNFAQLAVTRDITDRKRLEAANREAERRLRELLDALPTAVYTTDAAGKVTFFNQACIDLAGRTPTIGTDEWCVTWRLYWPDGTALPHDACPMAVALKEQRAIHGAEAVAERPDGTRVPFLAYPAPLRNQAGKVIGAVNMLVDITERKVAEDHRQLLLNELNHRVKNTLATVQSIAAQSFRHDDVSEGYRWFEGRLIALSKAHDVLSRENWEAANLNDIVEQAAAPFQAHDHKRFVVEGPSQRLRPKAALALAMALHELCTNAAKYGALSNEAGYVRLQWQIVPCKTGRCLHLHWQEHGGPAVSSPLRKGFGSRLLERGLAGELGADVQLAYPVDGVECHIEVPLP